Genomic DNA from Desulfonema ishimotonii:
ATCTTTGACCGGTCGATATTGTTTTCCACCATGCGAATTTCCTTGTCATTCACGGCCAGATCCATTTTGGCCTTTGCCAGCTCCTCATCGGTCGCCAGGCCCCTGGCATTGAGCTTGGTGAGGTTTTCAGCCTGAATGGCCAGATAGTCACGGGTCGCGGTCTGGGCCTCTTTTCTGAGAATCAGATCCTTGTGAAAGACAACGCCCAGAAGCGCCCCTTTTCTGACCCGGTCCCCTGTATCCGCATCCAGCCGGGAGAGCGCGCCATCCCGCTCTGCGGCAATCACGGCCCGCACTTCAGCCTCCACCACTGCGGGGAACTGTTCCGCCAGTGCCGCAGAAGCAATGACACCCGGCATCAGCAGGCTGATCAGCCATATCCCGAACCATTTATGTTTCATTTTCTCTCCTTTCAGGGAGCGCAAAAAATTATTTTGCCCAATTTTTTTAAAGTCCCGGAGGGACGGACGATAATAGCCCGGCAATTCATTGCCGGGTCCGGGAACCCGAAACGCCGCAGGTCCCGGAGCGACAACGCATACAGACTCTGTCCATCGTCCTTCCGGGCATATGCGTCAAACTAAAAAATCAATCTTTTGTTTTTTTTTATTGGTTAAAAAATATTGATTGCCGCGCTGGGCGGACATGAAACGGTGGGCGGACATCCTTGCCGAATGCGGATTTCGGAGACGGGATTCTGCCCACCCTACACCTTGGAAGCTGTTTTAAAATCCTTTCGGGGCGGAGTGCAAAAGTTAAGCCCCGAAGGGGCGATCTTTTGCAAAATTTTGCGAAAAATCGGCCTTCGGCCTTAATTTTCGCACTCCGCTTCTGAA
This window encodes:
- a CDS encoding efflux RND transporter periplasmic adaptor subunit, with the translated sequence MKHKWFGIWLISLLMPGVIASAALAEQFPAVVEAEVRAVIAAERDGALSRLDADTGDRVRKGALLGVVFHKDLILRKEAQTATRDYLAIQAENLTKLNARGLATDEELAKAKMDLAVNDKEIRMVENNIDRSKIRAPFSGVIVARHIQPHEWVQSGQPVVEMYDPRQLRIVADIPADMAVKLETGQESVFYFSEISQEVRGTLKVFAPQVDVRSNTIKVYWRVDGAALKKARLLPGMKGVLKLGAD